Sequence from the Bacteroidota bacterium genome:
CCATTCAATCCATCCACACAGTTTGTGGTAACCTTGTCAGAACCCGGCCCCATTACTCTTAGAGTGTTTTCAGTTTTGGGTCAGTTGGTCCGCACACAAGCCATTAACGGTGAACCCGGGTTGAATCAGATTCATTTCCTGGCAGATGGACTTA
This genomic interval carries:
- a CDS encoding T9SS type A sorting domain-containing protein yields the protein PFNPSTQFVVTLSEPGPITLRVFSVLGQLVRTQAINGEPGLNQIHFLADGLSSGNYLYQINTHMGQSTGMMTLSK